In the Leguminivora glycinivorella isolate SPB_JAAS2020 chromosome 9, LegGlyc_1.1, whole genome shotgun sequence genome, ccgttaatcaaatagttaacttcgataatcgctaatccgttactataaaagttaacttcgttaatcgttaaagcgatacatttcaacaaatttaacggaagttaaagttaatcgataatccgttaatcgtgataaaaaaataattttactgtagctagttgcatcagttatcaTTTAATCAACTATTTAGTACTTATTTGCGTAAGTTTATATGTTattgtaaaagcccgaagttcgccaaaatttcttaaaaaatccCAGCTGCCGATCTCTAATCGAAGTTGTGATCCACGGTAACTTAGTAGATAGCGCGGCCCGCCGAACTTTGGCTTGATGcatcggttgcgcgatttgtgtcatgcctgatgatttgCATTCTATTTCCCCAGTTAGTGATGGGTGCAGtaggactaataaactttagcaggtctcgaacaagtgatccaaaggcACCAATTGGTCTGTAGACTGAGAATTTACGTGAAAATCCTAGGTTTAGACGTactccgggcttttacagtagtaGCGGGCAGAGCAAGTGTTACTcgacggattaacgattaacggactcgaagaaatttaacggaagttaacgaatccgttaacatttttaaagttaacttaaaagttaatccgttaaccaaaatgttaacttcgttaatttaCGGTTAAAACGATTAACGGTTCTgatgttaataattttaatgtctTGCAAATTGAGTatgatttttattaaaaaaggaAATGATTTCGTGAATTGATGAGAATTTAATTTGGTGTAAGCTATCGCTGGATAAGGCTTAAtagttaacaatattttttttagcgtTCTTTTGACTTTGATCATGGTTATCTTATTGTCTATTGAGAATAATTCATTATTTTGGTTGAGAGTGTTGAGATTGATCAAATGTATGACTTTTCCGCActttattcgaaaacggatggAAATAATTAAGTAACTTATTGGGTAGTGGACATTGTTAAGATTCAAATGATGATGCATTTTGAAGTGGTAATTGATTTCTGCTACCAGATATTTGAAGATAATGTGCACATCTACATTATGGTGTATAGATCAGAGGATATTTTTAAGGATTATAAGGATATTTGGCTTATAAATCAGAAATAAGTGTTTGTGTCGGTATGGAACCAAACATTTATTTTGATCGATTTTACTTGAGAAAGGTTTGTCAAGTAATGCTTTCTTGTAATTTTACTGAGAACTGAGAAGGGATGTTTTTATTAACGAATTACATTAATGCAACACACATTTTAAAAATGGTCAGGTCGGCCGAACGGAAAGAAAACATTAGCTTAGCATCGAAGACGGTATAGATAAATAGGCAGTTTTAAAGCCTAGTTGATTGTTTCAGAAGGTGACTCCGTTTCTACACAAAGAAGTAGTAGCCACTGTGGTCCCAGTGCAGACAGTACAGTTTATGGTTCATTGTGGAAACCCGTTGTGGCATCGTTGTTTGTATTCGCGTGTAAGACCCGCTGTGGCATCGGAATACTGTGTTGAGATCGTGTAAGGCCCGCTGTGGCATCGATGTATGTATTCGCGTGTAAGGCCCCAGTGGCATCGGAATACTGTGTTAACATCGTGCAAGGCCCGCTGTGGCATCGATGTGTGTGTATTCGCGTGTAAGGCCCCAGTGTGGCATCGGAATACTGTCTTTACATCGTGCAAGGCCCGCTGTGGCATCGATGTATGTATTCGCGTGTAAGGCCCCAGTGGCATCGGAATACTGTGTTGACATCGTGCAAGGCCCGCTGTGGCATCGATGTGTGTGTATTCGCGTGTAAGGCCCCAGTGTGGCATCGGAATACTGTCTTTACATCGTGCAAGGCCCGCTGTGGCATCGATGTGGGGATTATCGTGTAAGGCCCGCCGTGGCATCGATGAGGGTATTTTAAAAATGGTCAGGTCGGCCGAACGGAAAGAAAACATTAGCTTAGCATCGAAGACGGTATAGATAAATAGGCAGTTTTAAAGCCTAGTTGATTGTTTCAGAAGGTGACTCCGTTTCTACACAGAGAAGTAGTAGCCACTGTGGTCCCAGTGCAGACAGTACAGTTTATGGTTCATTGTGGAAACCCGTTGTGGCATCGTTGTTTGTATTCGCGTGTAAGACCCGCTGTGGCATCGGAATACTGTGTTGAGATCGTGTAAGGCCCGCTGTGgcatcaattcaattcaattcaattcaattcaaaatatctttattcatgtaggcctagttacaagctcttatgaatagttcattacatatatattatgatcttaatctaacctaattatcagagcaatttattgttgtaaattattgttcataataatattgagtctataatatacaatttcatataaaaataatcgttaaacaaaaaatatataattaggtattatgtatatataaaaatacatgtctagaatatttctaggaaaaatccaatgtccaaaaaaatacaatattaatttcatcaacaataataataataaaaaacgtaaaaataagaaaccatttcgaataacaattaatcccacgttgttttatcattcatgtagtcttgtgttgtataataagctttggaaatgagtacacgctttacatgattcttaaatttattaattgacaattcagtaatatgattcggaagtttattataaaatcgaacacaattacccatgaatgattttttaattttacagagccgtgtgaagggcaccgcgagtttatgtttatttctagtatttatattatgtacatcacagtttttcttaaaattacaaatgtttttatgtacatacataatattctcataaatatattgacaatgcactgtcattatattaatgtccttaaatttatctctaagtgagtctctatggttcattttatatattgctcgaatagccctcttctgcagaataaatatggtatttatctctgaagcactgccccaaagtaaaataccatatgacataatgctgtgaaagtaactaaaataaactaatcgagctgttttcacgtctgttaactgacggatcttgctcactgcaaaagctgcagaactaagtctattcgagaggttaacaatatggggaccccactgaagtttagaatctaaagttataccaagaaaaactgtactatctaccagttccaattcctcatccttcacaacgacacttgtttgctcattccttacgttactattagtgacaaacttaatacatttagtctttttttcatttaataataaattattagcattgaaccagttcactactttagagatagcattgtttacatcactgtgagcttgttgctgtcgtttgagtttgaaaataagtgaggtgtcgtctgcaaacaatactatatcatggtgggtctttacaaggaatggcaagtcatttatgtagataaggaacaggaaaggccccaatattgatccctgtggtacacccatagagaccaatgacccagttgatctctgtccattgacatctaccctttgtattctaccatttaagtaggacttgagtaaatttagtgctgatcctctgactccataataatgtagtttcctgatcaatgtttcatgacaaacacagtcgaaggccttagataaatcacaaaagatacctaaagcatcttgtgactcctcccaggcatcgaaaatatgcttaattagctcaacaccagcatctgttgtcgagcgaccccgtgtgaagccaaattgcttattatgcattaaattattaacgttaaaatgtcgtactaattgcgaaagaactaatttttcaaatattttactgaaagttggcagcacagatattggtctaaagttagtggggtcagagtggctgccggatttaaataaaggagttattttgctatgtttcattagatcaggaaactcgccacagtcaacactgttgttgaatataactgctaagtcaggcgctacaatctcaactaaggattttacggcatggacggagaccccccagaggtcactagtttttttgacattaattgatttaaatgcctttactatatctgaggtacaaacatgttcaaaataaaggtctctacaacactcaggaacgttttcctctaataatgtgacggcagataagggtgatgaatttaaatccttagttgtgaatgctggtatctcggtgaaaaatttttcgaactctgttgctacttcgaaattggaatctataattttgttgtcaatattcagtttaatatcttttactgcgtgtttcgagcgaccagtttccacattaattactttccacgttgctttaataatgtcagagctattttttattttattactaagataatttcgcttagcgatatgacaatctatcttgaacttcttcgaatattgcttaacatgttctttaaattcatcactcgtattaaaccgccgttcttcATACAAGGCATCGATGTATGTATTCGCGTGTAAGGCCCCAGTGGCATCGGAATACTGTGTTAACATCGTGCAAGGCCCGCTGTGGCATCGATGTGTGTGTATTCGCGTGTAAGGCCCCAGTGTGGCATCGGAATACTGTCTTTACATCGTGCAAGGCCCGCTGTGGCATCGATGTATGTATTCGCGTGTAAGGCCCCAGTGGCATCGGAATACTGTGTTGACATCGTGCAAGGCCCGCTGTGGCATCGATGTGTGTGTATTCGCGTGTAAGGCCCCAGTGTGGCATCGGAATACTGTCTTTACATCGTGCAAGGCCCGCTGTGGCATCGATGTGGGGATTATCGTGTAAGGCCCGCCGTGGCATCGATGAGGGTATTCTCGTGTGTGGCCTTTATGGCATTGGAATATTTTTGGATGATAATTATTTAGACGAATGATGAGGACGAGAGGTGTATTGGTCAATAGACCACGATGTGTGCTCAATGCGAATGATGTGGACGAGAGGTGGATTGGTCAACAGACCACGATATGTGCTCAATGCGGAGAGCACATTTGATGTATTAATGTATTAACGTATGTGTTTACTCCGCAGATGACGAGAACCCAGACTCTGAAGCAGCCCTGGAGCTGGATCCAAGACAACTCAAGAACTGCATCGAGGACGCTGCATGTCAGGAGGGGCCGTGTTAGCTACAATGTCTGCAAACTGCTGACGAGGCAACGCGACCACCCGACGGGACCCCTTCCTCAGGCTGCGAGGACCGAAACTCTGCCTATTTGGCCGTAGACGCTCGCTCGATTAACATCTTACAAGGACTTACAATCCTTAATGATTATATCAGCCCCATTGTACCTTAATCAATATTACAACTTATTTTATGGAATAGTCTTATATCTACTTAAATAGCTtagcacaaataaataaatttgtttaGCCTCAACTGACGTAGGCTCAGCTAAAATACACTGGAATCCACCCATATCTAACCTATTCAGACCGAGTGAACAAAACAGAGCTAGTCTATCGCCTTCGTTCCGTACACACTCCGCCAAAACATGTTGAACGTCCTCTATTTTATTACAAGTCTCACAATTTGGTGATGGTGCTTTTTTCATCATGTACGCGAACTTGTCCAATGTAATTCTCATCGAACCATAAGCTCACGGAAAttgtatgttattttagttAAGTTTGAGGGCGATGTGCAATTCTATAAGTTGATGTCTAAAGtgggcaaaaaagagtagaaattaaaatgtAGCAACCTCGTAGTTttgtcccgttttctcacataCTTACTTATTGGAAAAGGACGGCACTCCGATGatgctattttattttttactgttCTTTGCCAAGCTGTAATAGCCACTTAATACATCAGCAAGAAATCTACTTCTTCTATACGAGATCTAGGTTTCTACTATCTGATTATCTACATTAATACGTGTATTACTTTACTTACCTAATTACCTATTGCTCTGTTACTCACCATGAAAATTGTATAAGGAACGTTGTTTTGTTCTCTAGACATGGATGTCACATAACACTGGCTTGACCGCTAACGATGTGTAATGTGAGTAAATGATGTCGTGTGCAAGATTTTTTAGCTtgtaggtacacattttgtagGTATAGCATAGCAAGCTGCAGACGCAGAATGGAAGTGATCAACCCCCTTAACTCTGCAGACacacttgtagcttcgagaaatgggcccctgatgtCCCAATCATCAGATGAGCTTAATGTGTAATGTGATTTAGCTTTCAGCTTAATCGGAAATCGAACGAGTATCTACCTTCCAAAATTTTTCCCGCATCTAACAGGGCAACTTTAAAAAGATTATTATGGATTATCAAGCTGTTTGTATGAGTGTGGAGAGTTAGGTAGCCATCTAATACGACTTGGTCAAAATTAGCGCGCGAAACAGACGTAACAAAAAGCCTTTTTTAAGCCTTGAAAAAATGAAAAGGTAATTTTTGACCGTTTTCGGCCAAACCTCAACGCGCATCTACTTATATGACGACTTATCAAAAAGAAGGCGCACGGAGCTTTACATTTGTAACGCGGAGTGGGACTATTTACCAGTGTTGCCAGATGATGTTTATCAAAGTCGAGAATTTTGAACAATCTgcataatttaaattgtaaGTTGTCATTTAAGAAAATACATAACTCTACAGATTTTATACTAATGCTTTATTTGGCTAAATTAAGAGCTTTAAATTGTTCAAAGTTGGTATAGTTTTGCAAGTTATACTTTGATGTTTGTCAATAGAAAATACAACAAAGTCTAATTTTTTATTAGTGTGGCGGATCGACGTcccgttttttttatttgcaaattTTTTCCTATTAACAAAAATGGATGGTTGACAGTTCGGTAATCAATAATCAGACTGGAAATCTGTAGGTTTATGGGTCTGGGTAAAGGGCCTTAAATCCTTAatctaacactttaagttctcgcgctttctacacatatttaaagtcacacacaggtcgaacgcgattaattaacattattttacctttttccccaACGTTTTTTCCTCCAATCCTTAATCTACCAATTTTTCCATGACTGGCAACGCTGGTCGTGACATCGCGTAGGCCAAGCAGTGACTCACTGAGCGCCCACGCCCGAAAGTCTCGCATTCTTACACGTAGATGGAGCTTCAGAAGGCTTATTCTCGAGACAGGTACACCTACTAGTGGATACCGAATGGCCCGATTACAATGGACTTGAGTATCTTGAGTAATTTCGAAAACGAGGCagttaataatttcaaaaattaccaatatgtacttatttgttaCGCTAAGATACAGCGAATTCTTGAAAACTTGAATTCAGCGAAAACTTGTTTGAAGACCGGGAATGAAGAGTTGTGTCAGTAAGTCAATGCCGATTTTATGCACTTTGTAGTGCAGAGACGAATAATAAATAGATACCTATCATGGCGTATAAACTACCCTCTCTTTCTTAGGGTATGTTTAAGAAACTAAGTCCTCCTTTTGCACTCAGCAGCATTGTCTAGCGAGCCGGTGTTAGTGCTGGTGCATTGGTGTACCTAACACCAATCAGGGAGGATATGACATATTTATATGACACAGAGTAATAACGTGACCGGATCCTGAATGACGGTATAGGATGTGAAATCATACTTTACTGCTAACATTACATTACGTATTCATAAAATTTGGGCTATGAAAACGATTCACTATGGACATAGAAAAGGTGCTTTTCCGCAGACATTATAACATATTTTGCTCCTTAGTGCAACCTTCTCAAAGTACCGTTTTTATGCGATAAATTATCAGCAGCGGCGGGACTCTGATATTGACGGAGGAAGTGGCTTATTTGTGGTATGATACCGATGGCAAAAAACGGGATATTTCCGTCAATTCAGcgaaatatacatacataacacAGGACAAGGAATAAATAACAAAGTTTCCTAAAAGTGCAGAAGCAGGTACAGGTACCTACAGCCTTCCAGCGATACCAACTGAAGTGCACTAatacattaaaatataattcCATGACCACGTCAAAATATCCAGATTGACAGCACTGTAAAGAGCGCCACAACCGTACACGCACTAGCAAATGTGTAGTTACcataaattatttcaaaaaattgtCCAATAGTACCCATATAAAGATGTTGTTTTTATCGATTTTCTGAAGGAAAATCGATTAAGTACACTGTACGGTTCATTAAGATAAGTACCTAACTACCCTTGTTGAATCACCATATTCACCATTCGGGAGGACAGACCGAGTTTCCAGGGCTAGTACTAGTTATTAAGGACAAACTGCTTTGTGAATGGAATAGGCAGGCTATTCTCAAGTCAAGACGGATATGGTAGCGTCGGCGCCGCGGATTCGTTTCACGCCCACTCGCATGCACTTCTATTCATGTTGCTTACCCAGTAAAGGGAAGTTGAGCTATCTGAATGCCAGTGTAACTTAGACTATGAGATCTGTGCGCAGGTAGATTCATTCGACGATCCGAGAGGTAGAATGACAAGGAGATTGGAACCAGATGAAAGAAATGGGAGAAACGGGAATCCACATTCAAGAATGGATAGCCAAAGTTCACCAAGGTGTTGATGATGAATCTCAAATTGAACTGTCAAATTGTTAATTACAATCCGCGCCAGATCTAATGACTCGATCAATTTAGCTGATCAATATTTATAGTCAAAGAGTTCTGTTGGTTCTCTCTATCAGATACTGGGGACATTTGACGCTCAGTCGCTTACATGAAATCATCTCCGCTTAGCCTCCGCTTTTTGTCATGCTTATTACCACTGGGAGCATCGCTGCAGAACTGGTGCGCTCTCAGGAATCTATGGTCTAATAAACGATCAAGTTGATTTTCGATCTTCATCAGCTCTAGAGCTAGCTCAGTATTCTAATGTCTGTGGTGACTCTTACACTGGTCCGAATAAACCTTAGCGTTTTCTGTCTCGCTAAGCAACTAGAAATTCCGTGTCTGTAATTGCCGTGCCGCGAGCGAGTGGGTGGACGGCCGCCCTTCGTCGGAGATTATCTTATAAGTAACTTTAAAATCAGACCTACCACGATACTGATGCCCTTTTGAGGCTTGGGGAAGAACATCCTTTCAAGGGTGTTCGTTGCCTTTTATGAGAGAACTGGATAAAGAAAGGAAAGATGAAGGACGAAAGCGTAAGGGAAGGAACAGTGTCTAATCCCACTGTGTCATAAGCATACGTTCACGCTCTTCTGTTTGGGAACTCATAGCCCGATAAATTTCAAGATTCCGGAGTGGAGACAGTAGAAAACGCAGCACGAAAAAATGTCACAAATGGGACAAATAATCTCGCTAAAATGTAAGGAACGGGCTGCGTTCACATCAGGGTTAAGCAGGTTCAGAGCGTAAGGTCCAGGGCTAAGCCTCCGATATATCTCCTTTTGGGACAGCCGTTCGTATAGTAGACGTCATTTCGCTAAAATAGAAACCGTTTCGCAACTAGGAAGATCTTTATCTAAACGGCGCCATCGATAAAGATTAAGGACTAGGATATGACATGTAACCACCTACATTTTGCCTGAGTAAATGCCGTATCCAGTCAATTCCAAAGTAATATCCTCTATAGTTCGCGGTGTACTTAAGTGTGACTCACCGGCTAAGCGCGCAAATTTGCTTAATCTTAGGGCTGCCACGTGAATAATTAACTTCGCACTTGCTTGTTCCATTGATATTTTAATTGCACGTGTACTGCATCGCCATTCATTGGAAGTCTATTGCGCTTCATTTGCAAAAACGATGGAAAAGTAGTGATAGTTTTGCAGTGTTAGCGGATACAAAATTTACGTTTATGGACTTATCATTACGCGTTCAACCTATTAGCATTTTCCTTTTGTGGAAGTTTGTGTGTAGTGTTTCCCATCCCAAGCGGCTTGACTAAGAGGAAGAGGATCTACATGACTCTTACCCTAGGTCTCTAATTGTAAGCTAGAAAATTACGATGAGACAAACACAGGGACAATACTAATACTATGAGTGGCTAGTGGCTCTTGCCCCAAGCGCAGATCCAGCTTtatgcccaggggggggtcacgtggtaaaggcccggggccccagggggggtcacgtggtctatttgtatggccaacttaggctccagggggggtcatgacccccatgacccccccccccccctggatccgcgcgaGGAAAGTCTAAAGTATCTCCTTGTACCTTTCTTCCATATTATAGAGGACAATTACCTAGGCACCCTGGAGCATTTTTGAGTCCATTTTAAAGAATTATTATCCTTTTCTTTTCTCCGCAAATATCATTACTCATGCTTAAGTATTGAAAGCCTTAAGTAAGTAAAATCCAAGCGATTGGCATTCACATTATGTACTCAAGTAAGGTATCCCTAGTATTTGCCAAGAGAAACCAGTTTCCAAGGATTTCTTCATAAATAGTCTGTGAACGTCGGCCGATCGTGAAATTGCTAGAATTCTAGGCTTTATATAGCTTTTAGGCTGATACCTATTTAATAAGGAATTATTTTAGATCTCAGCTGTAGTTATTGACCACCCGAATCATAGTTAATTTCAAACAATtaccaaaaatatttaaagagtATTTTAACAGGGTCTATAATATAGTGTTGCATGACCGCCGAGTTAAGTAGGTACCTCAATGTTTCGAAAAATGCTACTTTTACTTTATATTCTTATCTACGGAggaaaaacaaaattataagtattttctttattattagcTTAGACTTTACAGAAAGATCATGAAAGGATAATTGGTAAGATTCTCTCCCTATTATGCTCTTTTTAAGATCACGTGCAGGTTGGTGCATATATGCGCAGGAAAATAAGCAAAACACAGGTAGGTGGATAGGTAAGCACTATAATTAAACACCCACCTctgcataaatatattgacacgTAGGGTCACCTTCAAGTTCTCCTCGATGACCTAACCGCTAAAGTAATAGAGCCATATCGATAAATCTATGTTATGATTACATAGGTTTGTTATGGGTGGATGTGTCACTTGTCACACCCAACCACGTGTTTTATATTAAGTAAGTTACTTTTAATAAACAGAATACCTATGTATTCAGCAGGGCAAGCACTAGTACCTATCTCACCCGCAAGATAGACTATAGTTACGTTGTTTTCTAACTGTAAATGAGATTGGGATGGGGGTGTCTATCTCGCGAGCAAAATACAGTTATGCCCATATCATAATATGCCTGTCCTGCACATTTTTTCATATTAAATGAAGTACCTACGCAAAAAATATTAGGAACATTTTGTCCCGTGAAAATTATATTTCTCCTAGTTTGGAGGTTTTAAATTCTAATTGCCTACTTCTATTGCCATCAATGCCATCATATTTTATAACATATATAACATGTTATAGGTAGTTGTCGAAGCCTACGAGTATCATATACTTACTAATAAATCGGTAAACCGCAATAATTAAAATCCGTTTATCAGTTTAGAAAACTCTAGGAAATAATAACATGTGCATACTATTTGACACTATTTATTAACCTATCCTGCCCAGTAAGGACAgcaagattttttttctctctccgGTACCCACCTagaggtaggtacagtcaataACATTAAGTACAAATTAtacactactagcttttgcgcgcggcttcgctcgcgttaaattcgaaaattgcggaatgctccatacaaaatgcccccccccccccccccattcgGGAAGTGTGGGGGGGAGGTTTCGGAAGAGGCAAAAAGtttagtagcctatgtcactctccatccattcaagtatcaccacttaaaaaaatcacgtcaattcgtcgctccgttttgccgtgaaagccggacaaacaaacagacacacacactttcccatttataatattagtatggatcagcCTTTGGATTACAAATTATCCAGCTCCCCATTTGATCACAAAGAAGCACTATTGCTTCTATATCCCAATAAATATAGCCTTCTGTCCgtaccaaaaataaacaatGGAACATAGACATTAGGCACCGAATCCTGCCGTGTAAAAATTAGCCAAGTTGACCTGTCAGTCAAGTGGTCTAACGACTGCGTTTAGCTGCAGCCGGCGCAAGCGCAGCCTTGCAAGGCCGTGGCGTCTATGCCGCGTCGTTAATTAAATTCCACCTTCGCGCTGACTCACTCGACCATTATACCTTGTTAAAGGCCCGGTGATTATCGGGGAGACCTTATATCAACCAGCTAAAAGCTATATCTACATAGCAAAGGCTTAAAAGTGGACACTATTGTATCGCCACTCGgtaaaaagttgtatttttaCAAGTACCAATCGTTTTGTACTTTTTGGATAGAAAAGATAAACAaggaagtaaaaaaatactcgtcAGGCAATGTTTAATCTTACGCGAACACTTGTAGGTCGATATTGCGTTACAGCAAGTACAATTCGATAGATCGATTATTTAGATACgctagcgacatctattgaacacttagaaaaacaaaaaaatattacagtAGGATTTTTTGTAATACTTATGACACAAATTCTTAGACTATTGCAGAGTCATAAGGAAAATTTAACATTCGTGTCATCAATGGAGTTCTAAGAAGGATTGAGTCATATCGTTAAATAAAACAGCTGTGGCAGTTCCAAGTGCTGTCAGCCGCTTGCGCAGGGCACTTGAGTATTCCCTTTGCGAAGTGTTGTATGAAATGGGTTTCAATTGCGACGAGTGACCGCTACTTAccgactaaataaataaatgaaccaGACAGTTGGAATTCCGACGTGACTTATAGGCCCTTAAGAAAATACCTACGTACAgaaatccggttcgaaggaccaataTTATGATTGAAATACGATTGGTTTGTTTAGTTAATGAGTTTTTTGCATAAGACATAAATATTAGTAAAAAGACAAAGGACAGAAAGAAAAACAATGAGAATCAAAATGTGAAAACTAAAAATAGATCTAAGTCGTTCGTCaatctaaaaataattttagtcgAAGCACTTGAGATAAAGAACGGAGGAATGTCA is a window encoding:
- the LOC125229295 gene encoding uncharacterized protein LOC125229295 isoform X2, with the protein product MKIPTVATVERRPAILPFVHGPTPRHTGASPSYYKAMTRTQTLKQPWSWIQDNSRTASRTLHVRRGRVSYNVCKLLTRQRDHPTGPLPQAARTETLPIWP
- the LOC125229295 gene encoding uncharacterized protein LOC125229295 isoform X1, translated to MPGRRCWRTSSRYRVSSRRPVHGPTPRHTGASPSYYKAMTRTQTLKQPWSWIQDNSRTASRTLHVRRGRVSYNVCKLLTRQRDHPTGPLPQAARTETLPIWP